In a single window of the Etheostoma spectabile isolate EspeVRDwgs_2016 chromosome 3, UIUC_Espe_1.0, whole genome shotgun sequence genome:
- the bicra gene encoding BRD4-interacting chromatin-remodeling complex-associated protein isoform X2, whose translation MDDEDGRCLLDVICDPEALNDFLHGSETHLDTDDLLDGSSDPSSSFFSTTGGHVPEVQPAVQLSANEPAGLPRVSVDLDFLEDDDILGGSPGGESGSNGIGTNHEPCDILQQSLAEANITEQSLQEAEAELDLGSFGIPGLTQVVQTLPDASLSGAGGTAVGVGIGVGGAAAIFPGSGPSTTATPPNAAADMLGSVLAQQGLQLQSQVMNKAISVQPFMQPVGLGNVTLQPISSLQALPNGSQSGHLGIGQIQVVGQPTVMTINQSGQPILAKAMGGYQLHQSGQDVSGAGSQAGLGGSGGGLLIQGNKATLGSPALNGPAVCVSSTNSSSGGTMTPAGLVGFGSTTLSSGIGHQTQNQGQIMQNVIIQRTPTPIQPKPPQGGAIQPKLFKQQQQQQQSQPGPQPLQNDAHKALGLQQIPVSAAQNVAFLTGKPGSNVVLSTQASTQGPQFQQTLFKQQAAQPSGKPLSVHLLNQQGIVIPSQTVLQGQNHQFLLPQLQAGGQILTQHPGGHIITSQGPGGQLIANQILTANQNINLGQVLTSQGHPGAAHILSGSIQLQPGQMGTPTLFQMPVSLAQSQSQTQTHTVSGHAQTVIQGMPIQNSLTMLSQVEGLSPAVSLQPALQPQPGGVPSSTGAATMAPGQPGECVTVLGSSTDQAAHPTQQHAPQSSILAMQTASCVSTATTVPSSSPSMSVPTSSSVTAVGLVPHQAQHSPGRLLFTNQGSSMILSQESLQMFLQQEQHHQTENESTPSAGVPASVIVSSNSVTAPAPSVHDSQLTDSWVGLSHSPPPGPSHMTAVVKQVPSSGHQQSLIQGMSPSPALSTHSSAPPVAVSPQPSHSPLTLSQHIQSPHHQQQSRPPSQPQPQSQTPSRSCTPSSHPQLFIVHNQMAESPQPAPQGQQQHTQPQHAHIQVQLQLQPQPRPASQPAPYQQDMPPLSQSPKPPPPSAPPAPHQFTAPPVSTSAAAVVKAQVPIPGLTAEHQHHLQLVAAQIQTLSAISQPSPQQKQLLDKLHQVQQSIVLQAKQAAQPQAAGPFSSQQDVPVDKGVVASSASAGPPAQLPSVLQQMSVLVKTPATASSDLQVFSGAQGPAGAMANQTVTPSSLNQPAQVQPKPGVISSVGGMTLGKGGMQIQVLGTSLTQMPAPQPPAPVQTQTTTMKMPFSAEPSKEARMLEQLRKQQGSVLHPNYSAPFYSFEDTMHRLLPYHLYQGTANSSQDYQKVDDEFETVSCHLLKRTQAMLDKYRYLLFAESKQRLGPSAEMVMIDRMFIQEEKIALSQDRILAKERPEEFVANARMLENAVSSQQKAPSAEPTSASGGVAAAVPAPAPAAPVPAPLSNPAPNPPPAPTPSPSPASAPVPAPASAPAPPPAPTATPFPPTKLVIKHGGGGASVSWSSGGPPPPVAVGRLAEPAGQSSSFSRAPAASPDDDDALPQRTSKPPMKTYEARRRIGLKLKIKQDQTGFSKVVHNTALDPVHTPQPQQSGQSTSQPQTQPQGQAAVLHPKPRPLSTSPPTVIRTQSPVCTASSASLVTTATTQSNPPLRGTVPPNAAPSSSTSTSHTWSLSSSSSTQVNGSLEHHDGGGVKHNSASTATPSQTTCRLPLRKTYRENISPRVRPGVPGGGDESLSYPRPTPSPPQHDASSPPSERTVIASVKVEKRGRDASHTHTESSHETGRLRSAMQGLDEMDEVFNRGIKTTQHHHHPQLPDREGAKERGEEQTDQETDVSKYKRTSGKNRHRAGGTFRMDQHAPGPPSPESSFTRDSLLPAKRCKSDSPDMDNASFSSGSPPDDSLNEHLQCAIDSILNLQQEPSARGHHIKGGHSRSQQHQSQRPGGLAASSHRPSVPPSSSASASSSLAQHPQVGGRGHNGSLVSQTQSR comes from the exons ATGGATGATGAAGACGGCAGGTGCCTTCTAGATGTAATTTG TGACCCAGAAGCTCTCAATGACTTTCTTCATGGATCTGAGACCCAT TTGGACACTGACGACCTATTGGATGGTTCGAGTGACCCCTCCAGCTCGTTCTTCTCTACCACTGGG GGCCATGTTCCAGAGGTCCAGCCTGCAGTCCAGCTGTCGGCCAATGAGCCGGCCGGCCTACCCAGAGTCAGTGTTGACCTGGACTTCCTGGAGGATGATGACATCCTGGGAGGATCCCCAGGTGGTGaaagtgggagcaatggcattgGGACAAATCACGAGCCATGCGACATCCTGCAGCAGAGCTTGGCTGAAGCAAACATCACAGAGCAAAGCTTACAGGAGGCAGAGGCTGAGCTGGACCTGGGCTCCTTTGGAATTCCAGGCCTTACGCAGGTGGTACAGACACTGCCTGATGCCAGCCTCTCTGGGGCTGGAGGCACTGCTGTTGGTGTAGGCATAGGTGTTGGGGGAGCAGCAGCAATTTTCCCTGGGTCAGGCCCGAGCACCACTGCTACTCCTCCCAATGCTGCAGCTGACATGCTGGGGTCAGTGCTTGCTCAACAGGGCCTTCAACTCCAATCCCAGGTCATGAACAAGGCCATTAGTGTTCAGCCATTTATGCAGCCTGTGGGCCTGGGAAATGTGACACTTCAACCCATTTCAAGTCTCCAAGCTCTTCCTAATGGGAGTCAGTCTGGACATTTGGGTATCGGACAGATTCAGGTTGTGGGTCAGCCCACAGTCATGACTATCAATCAGTCTGGGCAGCCAATCCTAGCTAAGGCCATGGGTGGATACCAGCTGCACCAGTCTGGGCAAGATGTATCAGGTGCTGGTTCTCAGGCAGGGCTTGGAGGCTCAGGGGGTGGACTTCTGATCCAAGGTAACAAAGCCACTTTGGGATCTCCAGCTTTAAATGGACCGGCTGTTTGTGTCAGCAGcacaaacagcagcagtggCGGCACAATGACCCCTGCTGGGCTAGTGGGCTTTGGCAGCACCACTCTAAGTTCAGGAATTGGACACCAGACGCAAAACCAAGGCCAAATCATGCAGAACGTGATCATCCAGCGCACACCAACACCCATTCAGCCTAAACCCCCACAGGGGGGAGCCATTCAACCGAAACTTttcaaacagcaacaacagcagcagcagtcacaGCCAGGACCCCAACCGCTGCAGAACGATGCCCACAAGGCTCTAGGGCTGCAGCAAATTCCAGTTTCTGCTGCTCAGAATGTAGCCTTCCTGACAGGAAAGCCAGGTTCTAACGTTGTCCTGAGTACTCAGGCCTCAACACAAGGCCCCCAGTTTCAACAAACCCTATTCAAGCAACAAGCAGCACAACCATCGGGCAAGCCTCTTAGTGTACACTTGTTAAACCAACAGGGCATCGTAATTCCCTCTCAGACTGTTCTGCAAGGTCAGAACCACCAGTTCCTCCTGCCACAACTACAAGCAGGTGGGCAGATCCTGACCCAGCACCCTGGGGGGCACATTATAACTAGTCAGGGTCCTGGTGGACAGCTCATTGCAAACCAGATTTTAACTGCAAACCAGAACATCAACCTGGGCCAGGTGTTGACTTCACAGGGCCACCCCGGGGCTGCCCACATCCTCTCTGGATCTATCCAGCTCCAGCCTGGCCAGATGGGCACGCCCACCCTCTTTCAAATGCCCGTCTCGTTGGCCCAGAGTCAAAGCCAGACACAGACCCACACTGTCTCAGGTCATGCCCAGACAGTCATACAAGGCATGCCCATCCAGAACTCCCTGACCATGCTCAGTCAGGTGGAGGGGCTGAGCCCCGCAGTCAGCCTTCAGCCAGCCCTGCAGCCTCAGCCAGGCGGAGTCCCCAGCAGCACAGGAGCAGCAACCATGGCTCCGGGCCAGCCCGGAGAGTGTGTTACTGTTCTGGGTAGCTCCACGGACCAGGCTGCTCATCCCACTCAGCAGCATGCACCACAGTCCTCTATCCTCGCCATGCAAACGGCATCCTGTGTGTCCACGGCTACCACAGTACCCTCCTCTTCTCCGTCCATGTCTGTGCCCACCTCGTCCTCTGTCACAGCAGTGGGGCTGGTCCCCCATCAGGCGCAGCATAGTCCAGGGAGGTTACTGTTCACCAACCAGGGCTCCAGTATGATTCTGAGCCAAGAGTCTCTGCAGATGTTCCTGCAACAG GAGCAGCACCACCAAACAGAGAATGAGTCCACCCCCTCTGCTGGCGTTCCAGCGTCTGTAATCGTCAGCAGCAACAGCGTCACTGCTCCGGCCCCCTCTGTCCATGACAGCCAATTAACTGACTCTTGGGTGGGTCTGAGCCACAGCCCTCCCCCTGGCCCCTCCCACATGACAGCAGTGGTAAAGCAG GTGCCCTCCAGTGGACATCAGCAGTCCCTGATCCAGGGCATGTCCCCCTCCCCGGCCTTGTCCACTCACTCCTCGGCGCCCCCAGTCGCGGTCAGCCCGCAACCTTCCCACTCTCCTCTCACTCTGAGCCAGCACATCCAGTCACCGCACCATCAGCAGCAGTCGCGTCCTCCCTCCCAGCCGCAGCCACAGTCCCAAACGCCCTCCCGCTCATGCACCCCCTCCTCTCACCCCCAGCTCTTTATTGTCCACAACCAGATGGCCGAATCCCCCCAGCCGGCTCCGCAGggccagcagcagcacacacagccCCAGCACGCACACATTCAGGTTCAGCTGCAGCTGCAGCCTCAGCCGCGGCCTGCCTCTCAGCCCGCCCCTTATCAACAAGACATGCCTCCGCTGTCCCAGTCGCCCAAGCCGCCGCCTCCTTCTGCGCCGCCCGCCCCACACCAGTTCACCGCTCCTCCTGTCAGCACTTCTGCCGCTGCTGTGGTCAAAGCCCAGGTTCCAATCCCGGGCCTGACGGCAGAGCACCAGCACCACCTGCAACTAGTCGCTGCACAGATTCAGACGCTGTCGGCCATCAGCCAGCCCTCGCCTCAGCAGAAACAGCTGCTGGACAAGCTACACCAG GTGCAGCAGAGCATCGTGCTGCAGGCCAAGCAGGCTGCTCAGCCTCAAGCCGCCGGTCCGTTCAGCTCCCAGCAAGACGTGCCTGTTGATAAAGGGGTGGTTGCGTCATCGGCCAGCGCTGGTCCGCCTGCTCAGCTTCCCTCAGTGCTGCAGCAGATGTCGGTGCTCGTCAAAACACCGGCTACAG CTTCAAGTGACTTACAGGTATTCTCAGGAGCCCAAGGGCCAGCTGGAGCAATGGCGAATCAGACTGTCACTCCTTCCAGCCTTAACCAGCCTGCACAG GTTCAGCCAAAGCCAGGGGTGATCAGCTCAGTGGGAGGGATGACTCTGGGGAAAGGTGGGATGCAGATACAGGTGTTAGGTACTAGTCTTACTCAAATGCCTGCTCCACAGCCCCCAGCTCCAGTACAAACTCAG ACAACAACAATGAAGATGCCTTTCAGTGCAGAGCCCAGCAAAGAAGCCAG GATGCTGGAACAGCTGAGGAAACAGCAGGGTTCAGTGCTCCACCCAAACTACAGTGCCCCTTTTTACTCTTTTGAGGACACGATGCACAGACTGCTGCCTTACCATCTCTACCAGGGAACTGCCAACTCTTCTCAAGATTATCAGAAAG TGGACGATGAATTTGAGACGGTCTCCTGCCATCTGCTGAAAAGGACCCAGGCGATGCTGGATAAGTATCGCTACCTGCTCTTTGCGGAGTCAAAA CAGAGACTGGGCCCCTCGGCAGAGATGGTGATGATTGACCGGATGTTCATTCAGGAGGAGAAGATTGCGTTGAGCCAGGACAGGATTTTGGCCAAGGAGAGACCAG AGGAGTTTGTGGCAAATGCGCGCATGTTGGAGAATGCAGTTTCATCCCAACAGAAAGCACCTTCTGCTGAGCCCACATCAGCGAGTGGAGGCGTAGCCGCCGCTGTCCCTGCTCCAGCGCCTGCAGCGCCGGTCCCAGCCCCTCTCTCAAACCCCGCCCCAAACCCTCCTCCTGCTCCCACCCCGTCTCCATCTCCTGCTTCCGCTCCAGTCCCTGCTCCTGCTTCAGCTCCAGCACCTCCTCCCGCCCCCACCGCCACCCCTTTCCCCCCTACCAAACTGGTCATCAAGCATGGCGGAGGCGGAGCCTCTGTGTCCTGGTCCAGCGGCGGTCCCCCACCTCCAGTTGCAGTGGGCAGGCTGGCCGAACCCGCCGGCCAGAGCTCCTCCTTCAGTCGCGCTCCGGCAGCATCGCCCGACGACGATGACGCCCTCCCGCAGAGAACCAGCAAACCGCCTATGAAGACCTACGAGGCTCGCAGGAGAATAGGCCTGAAGCTGAAGATCAAGCAGGACCAGACAGGGTTCAGCAAGGTGGTCCACAACACTGCCTTAGACCCTGTGCACACACCTCAGCCCCAGCAGAGCGGCCAGTCCACATCCCAGCCTCAGACTCAGCCCCAGGGCCAGGCTGCTGTACTGCACCCAAAGCCCCGCCCACTGTCAACTTCCCCTCCCACAGTAATTAGAACTCAGTCTCCCGTATGCACTGCTTCCTCTGCCTCATTGGTTACCACAGCAACCACTCAGTCTAACCCGCCACTGAGAGGTACTGTTCCCCCCAACGCAGCCCCATCTTCCTCTACCTCTACCTCCCACACTTGGTcgttgtcctcctcctcctccactcaaGTGAATGGGTCGTTGGAGCACCACGACGGGGGCGGGGTCAAACACAATTCTGCCTCCACTGCCACGCCCTCGCAGACAACATGCCGTCTCCCCCTTAGGAAAACCTACCGGGAAAACATTAGTCCCCGGGTCAGACCCGGTGTTCCAGGGGGGGGAGACGAAAGTTTGTCCTACCCGAGACCCACGCCATCACCCCCCCAGCACGATGCCTCATCCCCCCCCTCAGAGCGGACAGTTATAGCCAGTGTGAAGGTGGAGAAACGAGGCAGAGATGCCTCGCATACCCACACAGAGTCGAGCCACGAAACGGGCCGTTTAAGGAGTGCAATGCAGGGGCTGGACGAAATGGACGAGGTGTTCAACCGTGGAATCAAAACCACACAGCACCACCATCACCCACAGCTCCCAGACCGGGAGGGGGCcaaggagagaggggaggagcaAACAGACCAAGAGACAGATGTGAGTAAATACAAGAGGACGAGTGGGAAAAACAGACATAGGGCCGGCGGGACATTCAGAATGGACCAGCATGCCCCTGGGCCTCCCTCCCCAGAGTCCTCCTTCACGCGAGACTCTTTGCTTCCTGCCAAACGCTGCAAGTCAGACTCCCCCGACATGGACAACGCCAGCTTCTCCAGCGGCAGCCCCCCGGACGACTCTCTGAACGAGCACCTGCAGTGTGCCATCGACAGCATCCTGAACCTGCAGCAGGAGCCCTCCGCCCGCGGCCACCACATTAAAGGGGGCCACAGCAGGTCCCAGCAACACCAAAGCCAGCGCCCCGGGGGCTTGGCAGCCTCATCCCACAGACCCTCAGTACCACCCTCCTCTTCTGCCTCCGCATCGTCCTCcctggcccagcaccctcaggTCGGTGGCCGTGGCCACAATGGCAGCCTGGTGTCCCAGACTCAAAGCAGATAA